CGCACTGATCGTGGCTTCAGCCGACCGTGGCGGAAGCAGCACGCGCGCAATGTCCGAATAGCCTTCTTCAAACAGTCCGGATACAGCCTGAGGTGCAACGATCTGGTCCTCCGTCCCGGCCTGGTTGACGGCCTGCGCCAGTTGCCCGATGCCACTCTGCGCATCGAAACGATAGCTGTGGCGCAGTAGCGTGATGCTCTGGTCTAGCGTGGAGCCCTGGTCGTCCATGAACTGCCGATCGATCGGGCAACCGGATATCTTCTCCAGCCACGCAATCGTCGACGCGTGATAACGGCCCTGGTGAGCTCGCTGGCACAGGTCGCCAAGCACAGCCCCCGCGTCCACGGAGGCAAGCTGATCCTTATCGCCCAGCAGGATAAGTTGGGCGTTTTCCGGCAAGGCGTCGAGCACCTGGGCCATCATCTCCACATCCACCATGGAGGCTTCGTCTACGACGAGCACATCCAGCAGCAGCGGGTTGTTGCGGTTGTGCCGGAACTGGCGGGAACCCGGGATGCTCCCCATCAGTCGATGCAGCGTAGTGACTTCGGTCAGTATGGCCTGGCGCAGGGCTTCGCCGTCACCGAAGGCCTTGAGATCGAGGTTGTCGATGGCCCCGGCGATGGATTCGTTCAGCCGGGCGGCGGCTTTCCCCGTCGGCGCAGCCAACCGGATGATGAGCTGGCGCGAGTCGTTTGTTCGGTTCATGGCTACATGCTGCAAAGCCGCCAGCAGACGTACAACGGTGGTGGTCTTGCCCGTACCGGGGCCACCAGTGATAACGCTGAAACCCTGCCGCGCGGCGTTGGCGCAAGCGACGCGCTGCCAATCGGTGGCAGCGTCCGGACGTGCTGGTCCAAACAGCCGTTCCAGGGCTTCGGCCAGATGTCTGGTATCACCTGAGTCGGCATCCTGGATCGCAGATTGCCGCGCCAGACGCTGCTCTATACGGCTTGCGATGGTTTGCTCATACCGCCAGTAACGCCGCAGGTAGAGCCGTAAACCGTCGCGCACCAGGGCAGGTTTTCCGGTGCCGATGGGTCGGATGCGTCCGCAACCAGAAGCGGATTGGCCAGGGCGTCAGCCCAATCCCGTTCACTGACGCCCAGCAGGACTTCGGAAGGCAGCAGACGATACTCTGGCGCGTCCTCGTTTTCGGGCGGCAGGGACAGAAGTGCGTCGTAACCCTTACGGTTCATGGTGGCCAGATCGACACAGACATGGCCCCGCCCCAGCTGGTGCGAAGCCAGCGCGATGGCCATAAGTAGCAACGGTTCAGTGGGCTGCCCTGCCTTTTCCGCTTCGGTCTTCAGGAGCTGCACGAGGGACAGGTCCAGCGCCCGCAACCATTCCATGTCGACCCAGCGGCGCAGGATATCGATCACCGCGTCGGCGGTCTGCAGGGGCGCGGCCTCGAATTCAAGCGTTTGTTGGATATGATCCTCGGTCACGCCGTAGCCTCCTCGCTTTCTGCCAGTGGCAAGCCCCGGAACAGTCTGTCCATTTGCTCGATCAGCCCCTTGGGCGGGCGTTCGCAAAATACGCCGCGTGTAGGCGCCCCGTTTCCGCGCAGGAACAGGTAGACGGCACCGCCGATGTGGGCGTCGTAATCGTAGTCCGAGAGCCGGGATTTCAGCAGACGATGGAGTGCCAGCAGGTAAAGGCAGTACTGGAGGTCATAGCGATGCTCGGCCACGACCTGGGCAAGGGCCTCTTCAAGGTAGTCCGCGTCGTCCGGGCCGATGTAGTTGGATTTGTAGTCCGCCACGTAGTAACGCCCTTCGTGCTCGAAAACCAGGTCGATAAACCCCTTGAGCATGCCATTCAGTTGCAGTGCGGATGACACAGGTCGCGAACGCCCACCTAACGTCGAGTTCCGCACAATCTCGTCCAGTTTGCGTACATCCAATTCGCGGCTGGCAAACCAGAATTCCATCTCAGGCACGATGGTGGGTTCGTCGATGAACTTCAGCGTCGATGCACTTCCGTCCGGTTGTTCGGGCAGCGGCAACGCAGTCTGGATCAGATCCAGCAGCCAGTTTTCCAGCGGCTGTGCCCAGCCCTCCCAGCCGCGGATACCGCAGCGACGCTCCAGCAGCTCGCGCAGTTCGGTGGGATCTTCGAAAACACTTTTGAAACCGGCTTCGGCGACCCATTCGAGAATACCGTGCAGGAATGTCCCCGGACCCGCGCCCCGGTAAAAACGATGGATGCGCCGTTCGGCGGGATTGGGATTGCGCAACGGCCGAAGACCTATCGTCGTCATATCCCGCTCTTCCTCCAGGCGTTCGGCATCCGGCGTTTCCGGTTCACGGGGAATCGTTGGGCCACTGACTTCGAGTAGCGTTTCGGCTACAGCGGAGGGCTGTTCGTAGCCAATTGCAGAATAACTGGCGATCCACCAGTGTTCGCCAGGCTGGCGTTGGGGAATACGGGCCGGACCGGGTATGGACGGCGTCGGCGGAAAGTAGCTTTGCTCAGTCGGCTCAGGCTGTTCGGCCACGACTATCGCCTCGCAATGGCCTCGAAGCCCCTGAAGACTTGCGGGCCAACCCGCGTCGTCGCTATACGAACACAGGGTCGCCAGCGCACTCAGGGGCGTCTCTTTCTTGATAAACGGCGCGCCGACCCAGGTGGCATAGCGAGCCCGCGTCAGGGCGACGTAGAGCTTACGGATGTCCTCCCCGAGGCGCTCTTCGTCAGCAATGGCAAGGACGTCGCCGTCCGGCTTGAAGCTAAGCTTGATGTTGCCGTTGGCATCGTGCCAGCGCACCGGTGGGTTCGAAGGATTGACCTGGCGCGCCATGGACGCAAACGGCAGGAAGACCAACGGATACTCCAACCCCTTCGACTTGTGCACGGTCACCACCTGCACCAGGTCCGCATCGCTTTCCAGACGCACTTGGCGCGTCTCGGCGTCAGTGTTGGGGTCGGCAATCATCTCGGCGAAATGACGGATCAGGGCCTGCTCGCCGTCGATCTGAAGGCTGGCGTGCTGTAGCAGTTCGGCGATGTGCAGCACATCCGTGAGGTAGCGTTCGCCGTTGGACTGGTTCAGCAGCCGCGCGGGAACATCGAATACCGATAGCATGCGACGAATCATCGCCAGCACACCTTTTTCGTGCCAGATCCGACCGAATTCCCGGAAACGCTCGATTTCCGCCTCCCAGGCCAACTCGTCCTGGCGCAGGTGATCCAACTCGTGCCAATCCCGCTCAAGTGTGGCGGTAGCCAGGGCTGCACGTACGGGCCGCTCCCGCTCGGGTTCCGCAGCCGCTTCCAGCCAGAGCAACACGTCCCGCGCCTGGGGCGTGTCGAGCACTGATGCCCGGTCGGACAGGTAGACACTTTTCACGTTTCTCGCAGACAGGGCCTGGCGTATCGCATCAGCTTCCCGGCCCGTATTGACCAGCACAGCGATATCGCCGGCCCGCAGCGGCTGCAATTCGTCTGCTACGACGCCAAATCCGGCTAGACCTTCGCGGCCCAAATTGAGCAAACGTACGATCTCACTGGCACAGGCCTCGGCGGTGGCAGCGGTAATGTCACCCTTGTTGCCATCCGCCTCGCTGTACCAGAGGTTCAGGGCTGCCGGGGTCTTGCCCTCCACGACGAAGGCTTCCTTTCGGCCCTGAGCCTCTACCGCGTTGAAGGGCAGCGGATTGTTGCCGTCGGGCGAACGGAACAGGAAGGCGCCACGGGCGTGCGTCTGGTCGCCATACAGGAAGACCTGGTTGCTAGCGGCCACCATGGCGCTGGCCGAACGGAAGTTGCGCGCCAGGGTGTAGTGTCGCCCTTCGGTTGCGCGCCGGGCCTTGAGATAGGTGTGGATGTCCGCGCCCCGAAACGCGTAGATTGCCTGCTTGGGGTCGCCGATCATTAAGAAGCCGGTAGCCTCGGCATTGTCCGCCACGTGGTAGACCGCATCGAAAATCCGGTACTGGATCGGGTCGGTGTCCTGGAATTCATCGACCAGGGCCAGCGGGAACTGGTCGCGAATAGCCGTCGCCAACCTCTCACCGCCCTCACCCTGTAACGCCTGATCCAGTCGGGTCAGCAGGTCGTCAAAACCCATCTCAGCCCGGCGCTGCTTCTCGACCTCGAGCCGTTGACGGCACCATTGGGCCGCATGACGAATCAGGGCTTCCCGTGGGATTTCCTTCTCGCGCTCTGCCGCCAGGGCGTCGACGGCCTCGACCAGTGGGGCACCCGAAGGTGCGTCCTGTTTCCAGGCCTCGCTGACGCCATCCGTGGTGAGCCGCTGCCAGACCTTGTCGCTCACCGCCGGCATGGCAACGCCTTCAGTGTCCGCCCATTCGAGCAAGCCGCCCAGCCAGCCTTCCAGCCAGTCCGCACGCATGACGCGTCCATTAATGGCCTTCGCCGCCTTGGCCTTCTCGAAACGCTCACGAAAATCAGCCACGGCGTCCGGAATACCGGGCCGCAAACGGTCGAACAGCGCTGCCCTGTCGGCCATGGCGGGTTCGATTAACTCAGCCGGGAAGACAGTGCCGTTTGGTCCATGGCTTCCGGGCTGCCAAGCAGCGGGCGCATATCCGACTGCAGCTGCTCCGGCGAACGCATCAGCTGCAGGTAGGTTTCGACGGCATCCACGGAAAGTGGATTGACGAAGGTGCGCCAGTAATCGAGTACGACTTCGGCCAACAACTCCGAATGGTCCGTCTCCAGGCTTTGGTGGAACAGGCCGCCGCTATCGAAGGCGTGTTCGCGCAGCATCCGGTAGCACCAGCTGTGGATGGTATGCACGGATGCCTCGTCCATGGACTCCGCAGCCAGTTCCAGCAGGCGCGCATTGGAGGCCCAGAATTCACCGTCACAGGCGTTGCGCAGACGTTTGAGCGGATCTTTCTCTGCCTCACGGTCTTCAACGGTGACGGTGGCCGGGTCAATCCGGAAGAGCTGGGCCGCCTCCGCCAGACGGGCACGGATACGGTCACGAAGCTCCTTCGTGGCCGCCTCGGTGAAGGTCACGACCAGGATGTCCCGCGGCGTCAGTCCCCGGCCGGTGTCGGCAATCGGTGCGTGACCGAGGATCGCCCGCACGTAGAGCAGCGCGATGGTGAAGGTCTTGCCGGTACCGGCGCTGGCCTCGATCAGGCGACTGCCATGAAGCGGGAAGGTTATCGGATCCAGGCGGTTGTCGAGGTTATCGGCCATCACGACGCCCCACCCTTGTCTTTTCGGCTCTCACCGTGAACGTTGTCCCGCAGCGGTCGATACAATCGATCCACCCATTGGGCAAACGCGCCGTCCTGCCAGAGGCTGTCAAAATCGGGATAGATCCGCTGCAGATAGGCATTCTGGTCGGCTTCACCACGGGTCATGAATTGCGTTTCGTAGGCGCCGCGGGCGGCCTTTTCCATGTGCTCCGGCCCCTTGGGCTCCGCACTCAGCCAGGCAAAAGCCGTCTTGGGGGCTACCGGGAGCGGTTGTTTCAGGGATTCCAGCCAGTGCGCCATTAGCGTTTGCAGCTGGTCTATTGCCGCTTCCTGGGTAATCGGTTGCAACGCAACATCGCCGGCCTGGCTCAGTATATGGGTCGTTACGGGCGCCGCTACGGCATTGGCCGCCAGGTGATGAATCCAGGGCCGTAGCAATTGGTGCCAGCGGTAGCGCCGGTCAGGGCTGGTGAGATTGCTGCTACTCAGCTGGATTTGCGCGGCCTGGCCGTCGTCTCCGTGGCGCAGGTCTCGTACCCAATCTTCAAGCACCAGCGTCTCATCACCGACGGAGAGTTCCAGCTTCAGGGGACGCAGGCTTTCAACCTCCGGATACTGGGTCAGCAATCCCTGATAGCGCATATAGAGCTCGGGTAATGGCGCCATGGCCTGGCGGATCTGCAGCTCGGCCAAACCTTCACTCAGGGCCAGCTCGCCCCGGCCGAGGGCCCGTCGGGCGGCCAGTTCGAGGTGTTCCATCAGGTGGTCGCCGTCTGTTTCCTGAAGCAGCACCTCCTGAACGAGCGTATCGGTGAGTTTCCAGCGTTCCAGGCCATCGAGCACGATAGGCTCTTCATCCTCGCTCTCATCGGCGTCGAGATCGAAGTAGACGCCCAGCCGGGCCTGGAAGAAGATATCGACAGGATTACGCAGGAACTGACTCAACTGGGCCAGAGCAATAGGCTGCTCGAAGACTTCGGGGGGCAGCGTCTCCAGTCTTGGAATTGCGGCCGTTTGCGTTGAATCCCGAGCGTCCAGCGCAGATCGCCATTCCCGCGCATAAGTGAACAAGCGCCCATCACCCGCCTCCGGAAAATAGGCGGTACTGAACGGCTGCAGCGGGTGCTCGGTGGTCAGTTCGGTTGATAGCTGGGCCTCGCCTTCAGCGGCCTGTCGAATCACGTCGATATGATCACGCAACTGCGCCACCAGAACCGACGCCGGCCGTTCGGAATTATCGTGGATGCTGCGCCCCACCCAACTGATGTAGAACTGGTCGCGCGCCGACAGGAAGGCCTCCAGGAACAGGAACCGGTCATCCTCCCGGCGCGAACGGTCGCCCGGACGATAATCCCGGGCCATCAGATCGAAATCCATCGGCGGTTGGGTCCGCGGATAATCACCGTCGTTCATACCCAACAGGCAGACCCTGCGGAACGGAATCGCCCGCATGGGCAATAACGTAGCGAAGTTGACCTTGCCCGCCAGGAACCTCTGGCTCAGGCCGCCCTGATCGAGTTGCTCCAGCAGGACATCACGGACCACATGCAGTGGCAGTTCATCTTCCAGCTCTGCTTCCTCGCAGGCATCCAGCCACTGCTCGACAGCGCTTTCCAACTGACTGAACAGCAGCACGTCCTCGCCTTCGGGCTCCAGGAAAAAGTCGCGGAGGAGCTGGTTGAGCATCTCCGCCCAGACCACAGGCTGACGGGGCTCGCTGAGCTTTTCCCAATAGGCCTGCAGCGTCTCTACGAAGCTGTTGAGCTGCCCGGCCAGCCGGCTCTCCAGTCCACCGACTTCGGCGTAGGGTTCGATGGCCTGCCAGGCTTCACCTTCACCGGTCGCATAGCCCAACAGCATCCGGCGAAGGCCGAACAGCCAACTATTGCGGAACAGCCCCTCCGGCAGGTCGAGCGATGCGCGGTGTTCGGCGTCCAGGCCCCAGCGGATATTTGCCCCGCGTATCCAGTCGTGGAGTTGGGGCAGATCGTCCTCGGTGAGACCAAAACGCTGCCTGAGCGGCGCCACGTCCAGCAGGTCGAGTACGTCGCTAACGGCGAGCCGTGATTCGGGCAGCGATAGGAGGGCTTCGAGAGCAACCAGTACCGGCGCCTGATGCCGTTGACCCTGGTCGGAGATGGTATAGGGGATATAGCGATCATCAGACGGATCGATCTGCCCGAATACCGCTTCGATATGCGGCGTGTAGGCATTGATGTCCGGCACCATAACGATCACATCCTGGGGCTTGAGCGTCTCGTCTTCGCTGAACGCGGCCAGGAGTTGATCGTGCAGGACTTCCACTTCGCGTAACGGACCATGGGTGCAATGGAAGACGAGCGAACGATCCAGGACATCCTCATCGGTTTTGGGACGCGCGCTTTCATGGACCGGGTTAAGGTCGAGGATATCGTTCTGGATCGCGCTCAGCAGCGTTTCGCGCTCGCTCGGGCGAAACAGGTCGACCCGGTCGAGCCAGTGTGCGTACTGCTCCGGCGCATCGTAGCCGTCCAGCAGGCGAATGTAGTCCCTACCCTGTTTGCCCCAGGCAGCCAGCAGCGGATGCGCATGCAGGTGTAGGTTGTGGTCGTCCAGTGTCATCGGCGTGCCGGGTTTACGGTCGCGCCGGCGCCGTTCGGCCCGCAATAGGTCGCGGTCCTCGATAATGTCCGCCCAGTGGTACTGACAAGGGTTATGAACGCAGAGAATGACTTGGCAGCACTGCCCCAGGCTACTGAGAACATCGAGGGTTTGCTGCGGCAGCGATGACAGACCAAACACGATGACCCGTCGCGGTAACTTCTGCGGACGGTTGACCGGACCCGCCGAGCGCATCGTCTCCAGGAAACGGGTATGCACCTCAGCCCGACTGGTGCTTGCGCCGCCATCCTCGATATCCGCAATCAAGCGACGCCAGAGTTCCGGCTGCCAGCGTTGCTCATCGGGCACGGGCCGTCGCTCGTCGGCGCGGATAACCACGACATCCTCGCCGTCGGACCAGGCATCCAGCCAGTCCGCTCGGTAGACCTGATACTGGTCGAACAGGTCCGCGACACGCTCGGCAAGCTGATAGCGACGACGCTCCTGCTGGCTACCCGTCAGGAAACGGGCCAGGGGTTCGAAAATGGGTTCGTGGGCGATCTCGGGGATCAGGCGGACCAGGCGCCAGGTCATGCGTTCCTTGTCGAACGGTGACTGCTGGGGAACCTGATCCTCGCCCAGTACCGTCCGGTAAACCTGCCAGAGGAAACGCGACGGCAGGGAGAATTGCATGGCGGCCGCAATGCCGTTGCCGGCAAGCTCGGGATCGTCTTCATCCCGCGCCAGCGCCAGCTTCAACCATTGGGCAATACCATTGGAGTGGACGAGGAAAACCTCGTTCTCCAGGGGCGCGAGCGGAAACTTGCGGATGATCTCGACCGTGACAGCACGCAGGTCTTCCAGCTTGTTGGCATGAACCACCTGGAAACCGGTGGGTACCTCCATCCTGTCCACTGCTGTCATAACGAAGCTCTGGCTACCAATATCACTCTTTGTGAGGGGCTTCCGATCAATACTCCCGCCGATGATACCGGGCGGCCGGCGCGATGTCGTCGGCGGAGGCGGAAAACAGCGCCAAATCAAAGATTAACTCAACCTGAATAAACCATAATAATGATGTCTTATACTACTAAATCAATCGGTTATGGGGCTTTTCTGGCTGTAGCGTTAACACAGGTCATTGCCGCCTTCACGGACATGTGCAAATTTTGAAAGTGCAGCAAGGCAAAAAAATCAACACATGGAATCAGTGTCGTCATCAGTGCTTGCCTCAGCTGTCGCTGATGGACACAACTTGAAGGAGGATGTCTCTATGCTGTATTGGGCGCTAGTCTGTTTGATCGTCGCGATCATCGCAGGTGTGCTGGGCTTCGGCGGTATCGCAGGCACAGCAGCCGGCTTTGCCAAGATCCTGTTCTTTATCTTCCTGGTCCTACTGGTGATATCACTGGTCGCCAATGCGATGCGAGGCAAAGGACCCAAAGTCTAGCGTAGTTAGCTGGACTTCGTCCGACAAGGATGTGTAACCGGACACAGGAAGCACGGATGCTTCCTAAGCAAGTTTCGTAAACAGCAAACCGATCGCGATCGCAACGTGTCACATCAGAACCTTTCCAAGGATCGCGACACTCGCTGAGCACCACCCTATAAAACGGGTGAAACTGCACAATGGATTAAAAATATCAGGAGATGATCATGATTACCGAGCAGACATGGAAAATCGCACTTCGCTCCTTCTTCCTTGTCCTGGCAATCGGCGGCGGTCTGGCCGGCTGCAATACCATGGAAGGCGCTGGAGACGACATCGAAGCGGCCGGTGAGAACATAGAGGAAGAAGCTGAAGATTGATGCTTCGCTTCTAGAGTCTGACTCCTGGCTTTGGAGAACATGGCTTGAAGCCTGTCCGTAGCCAGGAGTCTATACTTAATTTCCCCGCCCCATCGCAGCCCCTCAAGTCTCTGTTCATTCTCCAACCGACAAATTGCTATAGCGCCAAATCGGCTCTTAAATCGTTAAGGCGACCGTTTAATCCACCTGATCTTTGTAATATTCAACACCTGACCATGGCGAATCCAGAATCGCTAAAGATCTTTCAGCTAGCATCGCTGAGCTTTTTCTTTTCAGGCGACAGGCTGGGTAGTTCGAGCTCAGAATGTAGAACTTGTTTCTTTTTTAGTAATGAAACTAACCGCTTACCATTAAAACCGCGCTCGATAGTTCTGAGGCAACAAATGCACGTGCTGTTCGATTGCCCCCGGCAAAATGAAGAACCTCGGAGAGTTGGTAAATTCGTAAACCCGGTACAGGCGGAACGCGTCTGAGAAATCGTTGGAAAATGCCCGCTCATTCTCGCTAATGAAAAACGGCAAATACTTACCTGAATTCGTCGCCTTCACTTCCAAGAAGCGCTCTTGATCGCCAGTCGCGTCAAAAGATCGAATATCGAAACCTAATCCGTCGCCATGCTTCTTACTAGACCACTCAACCTCCGCCGCCAAATCAGACCTACCTTGCGCAGTGAGCCTCTGCTTTTCCATGCGGAGCACAAATTCTTCAGCACGCTCCCCCAGCTGACGATTTCGGCGCTCCCTCTCCGAGAAGCCAATACGTTTCGCCAAGTAGCTGGGCCTACCCTCCGCGACATGAGGAATACACTCTGGCGGTTCAGGATCAAACACCGAATCCCAGTCAAGATCATAGTATTCCGGCTCATCGGCGACGTTATCAGCGACAACGGTCACGTCATCGATGATCTTTTGATGGCCGGCAAGATAAGACAGAACTACCTGCTTGAGTTGTTGCTGGTAGTTGAAAGCGGGTTTGTAGCCGGGAATATATGGAAGCTCCAACTCCAATAACACTGCACTGACGTTCTGGTGTTTGTATTCGATCGATCCCTCGGAGCGATTATTCAAACGCGGCTGCAGTGCCCTGCGGTGTGCTGCCTTACTGTAGGATGCGCCGACGAGGTGTTTCTCCAACATCGTCACGTAATCGTTGACCAGAAACTCACATTCCAACCAGTCCCAGCCGCCACGTTCAGTTTGAAGAAGGTCACGAATCGACTTCTCATCTAAGCTAGTCAAAAGAGCGGATCTCAAAAGCTCGCGGGCAATTTGGTTGCCCAGCAACTCGAATAGCTCATCATCCAGATACGCATGGTCGATATGCGTGTTAATGACACCAGGCGATGTTGCCGTTTTCAATTGCTCATATGAATCGTGCTGCCCGGGTCTAACTTTTAGGTGCCAAAACCCTTCGCTTCTGAGGTGGAAATACGGTAGGTGGGGATTGTTCCGATCTGAAGAGGACGCCAATTCTTGAAAACGTTGGGTGAAGTAGCTTTTTAGGTTGTCGTCAAAATAGAAACGGTTGTTCGTAACTTCACCCGACTCAACGAGATCGATAACCGCCTGCAGCATCGCGACTTTGTGAGGGCTCTTATTAGCACCACCACTGTTCACTCGAAGCGTCGAAAAGCGCTTCTCGTAATCAAGCAAACTCACCGGCCACTCCAGTAATCCGCTTTCTCCGGGATGACCCATCGTACGCCACCACGAGGATCTGGCTGATCACCCGCATACCTCGGAATTAAGTGACAGTGCATGTGCAAGACCGTCTGACCTGCAGCCGTTCCGCAGTTCATTCCAATATTGTAGCCATCCGGCTGGTAACGCTCCTCAAGCCACTGCTTGCCTTGCCCGACCAGCTCCATAATCGCTTGTTGTTCAGCAGTAGTAAGATCAAACCAGTCGTTGGCATGACGATTGGGAACGATCAGCAAGTGGCCTTTAGAAACTGGAAAGCCATCTAGACGGATATGAGCCAACGCATTGGACGGAATGGAGCCCTGGTCTGATGTTTCTGCGACCGCGCAAAATGGACAGCTCTGTTGCACGACACCTCCAAGATAATTTGCCGACTCGCCCTGAGTCACTTATCTGCCTTTGAAGGCACAATCCCGACGACTCGAACACGACCACGCCCAGCCAATATTATCGTTATTTCTGTTTCCCTTCGCTGTTGGAAATAAATCCGTCCCGGTTTTCTTGTCCGGTTTTCTTGTCAGGGCAAAATCGAAATGTACTAGATCTCGCAATTTAAAGGCCAACAACTGGTACCAAGTAGTTTCACTTTTACCCAATCATTACCGGCGCGCTACAACCTCTGACCTTTCGAGCTTCACGCAGGCTGACCGACAATTCGTATTCGAAAAGCTTAACACCCTGGACTCCGGAGCAGGCTAGCAACAAATCTGCTGATATATGTCGAGCGACAATGATGCCTCGAACCGATTGTCCGGGTTCCGCCTGGTTCTCTCGTATCCAGGCCATATAGCGTAGAAGCTGACCGACGACTCTGTCGTAACCTTTGGATACTTTTAGCTCTACGACAACGTAATTGCCTTCTGAGTCCGTAGCTAGAATATCGACAAACCGTCCACCTACCGGAAACTCAAGGCCATTGATCCCTTCGTCCTCGAAAAGCGTGAGCCCAGATTCTATGAGATGAAGATTCTTTGAGAGGTAATTCTGCAAGTCCTTTTCATACGCGAACTCGGGACTACCTTCCTCTGCCAGTTCTTGAACCTCTTCCTGCACTGCCTGATCGATATTATCTCCTGGATAAATCGGTGCCGGGTCGTTTTGGCTCTGATATAAACGAAAATGCTTTGGGTCCACCTGAAAGAACAGATCGTCCTCACCGGGCTTAGCCCCGTAATGAACCCGGCTCTTGGAGTTGACTGACATTCTGAGTAGGTGCGCAGCAACTGTTCCGTCTTTGATCTTTGGATATCGCTCGTTGAACCATGAGCGAACCCGATCTCGCGAAATTAAGGCATCTGGCTTTAGCTCAATATCATGTACCATGTCATGCATGAGTAAGCGCACTGGTTTGTCATAAAGTGATGCCATACGACCTCTCAGAATTTGATCTAAAGTGAAACTTCGAGAAGGTAAGTGTAGCGGCACCGAGCATAAAAAGTCGGACTTCTACTCCAAGATGCCCTGCCCCTTCGATGCCTCAATATCCACCGGCGGCACCCCCAGGTCCTGCCACTTCTCCGGGTGACAGG
The window above is part of the Marinobacter nanhaiticus D15-8W genome. Proteins encoded here:
- the recC gene encoding exodeoxyribonuclease V subunit gamma, which gives rise to MTAVDRMEVPTGFQVVHANKLEDLRAVTVEIIRKFPLAPLENEVFLVHSNGIAQWLKLALARDEDDPELAGNGIAAAMQFSLPSRFLWQVYRTVLGEDQVPQQSPFDKERMTWRLVRLIPEIAHEPIFEPLARFLTGSQQERRRYQLAERVADLFDQYQVYRADWLDAWSDGEDVVVIRADERRPVPDEQRWQPELWRRLIADIEDGGASTSRAEVHTRFLETMRSAGPVNRPQKLPRRVIVFGLSSLPQQTLDVLSSLGQCCQVILCVHNPCQYHWADIIEDRDLLRAERRRRDRKPGTPMTLDDHNLHLHAHPLLAAWGKQGRDYIRLLDGYDAPEQYAHWLDRVDLFRPSERETLLSAIQNDILDLNPVHESARPKTDEDVLDRSLVFHCTHGPLREVEVLHDQLLAAFSEDETLKPQDVIVMVPDINAYTPHIEAVFGQIDPSDDRYIPYTISDQGQRHQAPVLVALEALLSLPESRLAVSDVLDLLDVAPLRQRFGLTEDDLPQLHDWIRGANIRWGLDAEHRASLDLPEGLFRNSWLFGLRRMLLGYATGEGEAWQAIEPYAEVGGLESRLAGQLNSFVETLQAYWEKLSEPRQPVVWAEMLNQLLRDFFLEPEGEDVLLFSQLESAVEQWLDACEEAELEDELPLHVVRDVLLEQLDQGGLSQRFLAGKVNFATLLPMRAIPFRRVCLLGMNDGDYPRTQPPMDFDLMARDYRPGDRSRREDDRFLFLEAFLSARDQFYISWVGRSIHDNSERPASVLVAQLRDHIDVIRQAAEGEAQLSTELTTEHPLQPFSTAYFPEAGDGRLFTYAREWRSALDARDSTQTAAIPRLETLPPEVFEQPIALAQLSQFLRNPVDIFFQARLGVYFDLDADESEDEEPIVLDGLERWKLTDTLVQEVLLQETDGDHLMEHLELAARRALGRGELALSEGLAELQIRQAMAPLPELYMRYQGLLTQYPEVESLRPLKLELSVGDETLVLEDWVRDLRHGDDGQAAQIQLSSSNLTSPDRRYRWHQLLRPWIHHLAANAVAAPVTTHILSQAGDVALQPITQEAAIDQLQTLMAHWLESLKQPLPVAPKTAFAWLSAEPKGPEHMEKAARGAYETQFMTRGEADQNAYLQRIYPDFDSLWQDGAFAQWVDRLYRPLRDNVHGESRKDKGGAS
- a CDS encoding DUF3883 domain-containing protein, with translation MSLLDYEKRFSTLRVNSGGANKSPHKVAMLQAVIDLVESGEVTNNRFYFDDNLKSYFTQRFQELASSSDRNNPHLPYFHLRSEGFWHLKVRPGQHDSYEQLKTATSPGVINTHIDHAYLDDELFELLGNQIARELLRSALLTSLDEKSIRDLLQTERGGWDWLECEFLVNDYVTMLEKHLVGASYSKAAHRRALQPRLNNRSEGSIEYKHQNVSAVLLELELPYIPGYKPAFNYQQQLKQVVLSYLAGHQKIIDDVTVVADNVADEPEYYDLDWDSVFDPEPPECIPHVAEGRPSYLAKRIGFSERERRNRQLGERAEEFVLRMEKQRLTAQGRSDLAAEVEWSSKKHGDGLGFDIRSFDATGDQERFLEVKATNSGKYLPFFISENERAFSNDFSDAFRLYRVYEFTNSPRFFILPGAIEQHVHLLPQNYRARF
- a CDS encoding endonuclease NucS domain-containing protein, whose translation is MASLYDKPVRLLMHDMVHDIELKPDALISRDRVRSWFNERYPKIKDGTVAAHLLRMSVNSKSRVHYGAKPGEDDLFFQVDPKHFRLYQSQNDPAPIYPGDNIDQAVQEEVQELAEEGSPEFAYEKDLQNYLSKNLHLIESGLTLFEDEGINGLEFPVGGRFVDILATDSEGNYVVVELKVSKGYDRVVGQLLRYMAWIRENQAEPGQSVRGIIVARHISADLLLACSGVQGVKLFEYELSVSLREARKVRGCSAPVMIG
- a CDS encoding DUF1328 domain-containing protein, coding for MLYWALVCLIVAIIAGVLGFGGIAGTAAGFAKILFFIFLVLLVISLVANAMRGKGPKV
- a CDS encoding entericidin A/B family lipoprotein, producing the protein MITEQTWKIALRSFFLVLAIGGGLAGCNTMEGAGDDIEAAGENIEEEAED
- a CDS encoding HIT family protein gives rise to the protein MQQSCPFCAVAETSDQGSIPSNALAHIRLDGFPVSKGHLLIVPNRHANDWFDLTTAEQQAIMELVGQGKQWLEERYQPDGYNIGMNCGTAAGQTVLHMHCHLIPRYAGDQPDPRGGVRWVIPEKADYWSGR